A region from the Salvia splendens isolate huo1 chromosome 15, SspV2, whole genome shotgun sequence genome encodes:
- the LOC121769414 gene encoding uncharacterized protein LOC121769414 → MEKKVIDWVNHEHPLILAENVSKDETSNCYGCGNPVTDLEVAYVCTVQNCSNRIILHKKCGELPSQILHPKHPQHPLHLFDCHVPWLYRCDICLCDLGEVLVYQCSSCNFGVDLICGITSVDDVLRGKIQVEHPSHPDHPLTLMRKPLFSFCCDGCGVNDVDMAYICSTCEFMVHKTCALMPLILPINLRYHHHHLSLAFSVPMKHQTYIFYCDVCLGKLDRTRWMYYCGDCRFIAHIRCVASTTAEIDSNLDGDEKDGLDAIEFPIHPQDISEKLITPFVMREKGLNDIPDVADMPAEVHMPQTTASFSFLFNYHNHPLRLVTELSSKDDEVDHNNTMDESDEDDEVKICDVCVTPILSPPYYECAPCKYFVHSICSLLPKTLSSSHLYGDCPKTHDKNHKLTLYTSSSSIDMDPQLFWCEACNAFTNGMVYECEGCKMRIDVKRASLPTTIRHASHPHRTPLVLTRIPPAGEESGKRKYCHGCNYWMGNCIAYCCSSNDCDFALDLRCAMLPASITMREWDKHHSLMLSFDASLDHPSGFVCDFCEVELYPKMWMYHCRQCDLSFHLFCLRAASGWYRNIKFGRRFVLDGIHPNHPLTFNHNTIKRRCDLCHVVMYNYCGLECASCYYVVCLICGRTELAKMMKLAP, encoded by the exons ATGGAGAAGAAGGTTATCGACTGGGTCAACCACGAACATCCTTTGATTCTTGCTGAAAATGTGAGTAAAGACGAGACTTCAAATTGTTATGGGTGTGGTAATCCCGTAACTGATTTGGAAGTGGCATATGTTTGCACGGTGCAAAATTGTTCGAATAGGATTATTCTCCACAAGAAATGTGGAGAATTACCTAGTCAAATTTTGCACCCTAAACACCCTCAACATCCCCTTCATCTATTTGATTGCCACGTGCCATGGCTTTATCGGTGTGATATTTGTTTGTGTGATCTTGGTGAGGTGCTTGTCTACCAATGTTCAAGTTGTAATTTCGGCGTCGACTTAATATGCGGAATAACAAGTGTTGATGATGTATTAAGGGGGAAAATACAAGTAGAACACCCTAGTCACCCTGATCACCCTTTGACATTAATGAGAAAgccattattttcattttgttgtGATGGTTGTGGTGTTAACGATGTGGACATGGCTTATATATGCTCAACATGTGAATTTATGGTACACAAAACTTGTGCGTTGATGCCCCTCATCCTCCCCATAAATCTCCgataccaccaccaccatcttTCTCTTGCCTTCAGTGTACCAATGAAACATCAGACATATATATTCTATTGTGATGTCTGTCTTGGGAAATTAGATAGAACAAGGTGGATGTATTATTGTGGTGATTGCAGATTCATTGCGCATATCAGGTGTGTCGCATCAACGACTGCTGAGATAGACTCAAATTT AGACGGTGATGAGAAAGATGGTCTTGATGCGATTGAATTCCCGATACATCCACAAGACATATCCGAGAAGTTAATCACACCTTTTGTGATGAGAGAAAAAGGTCTTAACGACATCCCAGATGTAGCAGACATGCCAGCAGAAGTGCATATGCCACAAACCACAGCAAgcttttcatttttattcaattatcacAACCATCCTTTGCGTTTGGTTACAGAATTGTCCAGtaaagatgatgaagttgatcaCAACAATacgatggatgagagtgacgaaGATGACGAGGTGAAGATATGTGATGTGTGTGTAACACCCATACTTTCTCCTCCATATTACGAGTGCGCTCCTTGCAAATATTTTGTACACTCCATTTGCTCCTTGCTTCCAAAAACCTTATCTTCTTCTCACTTGTACGGTGATTGCCCAAAAACGCATGATAAAAACCATAAACTCACACTCTACACAAGCTCAAGCTCTATAGATATGGATCCACAGCTTTTTTGGTGTGAGGCTTGTAATGCTTTCACAAACGGGATGGTGTACGAGTGTGAAGGGTGCAAGATGAGGATAGATGTCAAGCGCGCTTCTCTGCCGACAACTATCAGACACGCATCTCACCCACATCGCACACCGCTAGTCTTGACTAGAATACCACCAGCAGGAGAAGAATCTGGGAAACGGAAATATTGCCATGGCTGCAATTATTGGATGGGCAACTGTATTGCATATTGCTGCAGCAGCAATGACTGCGACTTTGCGTTGGACTTGAGATGTGCTATGCTGCCGGCGAGCATAACGATGCGTGAGTGGGACAAGCACCATTCATTGATGTTGTCATTTGATGCCTCTCTCGACCATCCCTCCGGTTTTGTTTGTGATTTTTGTGAGGTAGAATTGTATCCCAAGATGTGGATGTATCACTGTCGCCAATGCGACCTTTCTTTCCACCTGTTTTGTCTAAGAGCTGCCTCTGGCTGGTATAGAAACATCAAATTTGGGCGCCGATTTGTGTTGGACGGGATTCACCCGAATCATCCTCTCACATTCAATCACAACACTATCAAGAGAAGATGCGACCTTTGTCATGTGGTTATGTATAACTACTGTGGGTTAGAATGCGCATCATGTTACTATGTTGTGTGCTTGATTTGTGGTAGGACAGAGTTAGCTAAAATGATGAAACTTGCACCTTAA